A region from the Gossypium hirsutum isolate 1008001.06 chromosome A08, Gossypium_hirsutum_v2.1, whole genome shotgun sequence genome encodes:
- the LOC107919741 gene encoding expansin-like B1: MEFSLKLQYYRLVCVMVLLPALCYSKDYFVKSRATYYGSSDGLGTTSGACGFGEYGRNISSGNVAGVYRLYKNGVGCGACYQVRCTTNPQICTKKGVNVVVTDYGQGDNTDFILSHHAYEAMARPGTADRLFAYGVVGVEYQRVPCQYVGHKIQVKVHEYSRNPDYLAIIMLYQAGKSDILSVDIWQQGKWVEMRRSFGAVFDMPNPPLGAISLRFKVHDNAGIKWPKAVIPRNWKAGVAYDTDIQLQ, encoded by the exons ATGGAGTTCTCGCTCAAACTTCAGTATTACCGTCTTGTGTGTGTCATGGTGCTATTACCTGCACTGTGTTACTCAAAGGACTATTTCGTGAAGTCCAGAGCAACTTACTATGGCAGTTCCGACGGCTTAGGCACTACAA GTGGAGCTTGCGGGTTTGGAGAATACGGAAGAAATATCTCTAGTGGCAATGTCGCTGGGGTTTATAGGCTCTACAAGAATGGAGTTGGCTGTGGTGCTTGCTATCAG GTTAGGTGCACAACAAACCCTCAAATCTGTACTAAGAAAGGGGTGAACGTAGTGGTGACTGACTATGGCCAAGGCGACAACACCGATTTCATCCTCAGCCACCACGCATATGAAGCGATGGCACGACCAGGCACCGCGGATCGTCTGTTTGCTTATGGAGTTGTTGGTGTGGAATACCAAAGGGTTCCCTGCCAATACGTTGGTCATAAGATCCAGGTTAAGGTTCATGAATATAGCAGAAACCCAGATTACTTGGCCATTATAATGTTGTACCAAGCCGGTAAAAGTGATATCCTATCCGTTGATATTTGGCAGCAG GGAAAATGGGTAGAAATGAGAAGGTCATTCGGGGCAGTTTTCGACATGCCAAATCCACCATTGGGAGCCATAAGTTTGAGGTTCAAAGTGCACGACAACGCCGGCATCAAATGGCCAAAGGCTGTCATTCCTCGTAATTGGAAAGCTGGAGTTGCTTATGATACCGATATTCAGCTTCAGTAA